The following are encoded together in the Elusimicrobiota bacterium genome:
- a CDS encoding phenylacetate--CoA ligase family protein, with the protein MTQHFWLRYLWSFLPPSWRQGRVYRETMAMLEQHQNWSKDRLDSFQINATSRILEHAYQTTSGYRRRFDEWGVKPSDFKTPEDIRKFPTIAKEDLRDGLEEFSSDAVAKSRRVYVTTGGSTGIPFGLYWVKGYNIPKERAFIDAQRKRIGFNPGDKVAVFRGGFVGTAEKNGLWRYDPAHNELHFSSYHLKEPFLEMFLEQLTKFAPDFLYGYPSAFVLLAGYVKEKGGWPGKPLKGVMAGSENIYPGQRELIQNVFGCRAFTWYGHSEAAVLATECEHSSDYHVIAEYGLAEVLDREGRPVTQEGEAGEIVGTGFYGWATPFIRYKTRDLAVLGPGRCERCNRNYPLWRRVQGRLQEFIVTGSGRPISMVAINMHTPVFDNVRQFQFYQEKPGEVVLRLVKKPAYGPQDDANILRGIGEKLGPDTKLVLAAVDAVESAPSGKNRFLIQKLSLDRYLGDQQSFKELLADQIEPPSGSNQK; encoded by the coding sequence ATGACTCAACATTTCTGGCTGCGTTACCTTTGGTCGTTCCTGCCGCCGTCTTGGCGCCAAGGCAGGGTTTATCGGGAAACCATGGCCATGCTTGAACAACATCAAAATTGGTCCAAAGACCGGCTCGATTCTTTTCAAATCAACGCCACGAGCCGCATCCTCGAGCACGCCTACCAAACGACCTCCGGCTATCGCCGCCGCTTCGATGAATGGGGCGTGAAACCGTCCGATTTCAAAACTCCGGAGGACATCCGCAAATTTCCCACCATCGCCAAAGAGGACCTGCGCGACGGCCTTGAGGAATTCAGCTCCGACGCCGTGGCCAAGAGCCGCCGCGTTTATGTCACGACCGGAGGATCGACCGGCATCCCGTTCGGGCTTTACTGGGTCAAGGGCTACAATATCCCCAAGGAACGCGCCTTCATCGACGCTCAGAGAAAACGCATCGGATTCAACCCCGGCGACAAGGTCGCCGTGTTTCGGGGCGGCTTCGTCGGCACAGCGGAAAAAAATGGGCTTTGGCGCTATGACCCCGCGCATAACGAACTTCATTTTTCTTCCTACCATCTTAAGGAGCCTTTCCTGGAAATGTTTCTGGAACAATTGACTAAATTCGCTCCTGATTTTCTCTACGGATACCCATCCGCGTTCGTTCTTTTAGCCGGCTATGTCAAAGAAAAAGGCGGCTGGCCGGGAAAACCCCTCAAGGGCGTCATGGCCGGTTCCGAAAATATCTACCCCGGCCAACGGGAGTTGATTCAAAACGTGTTCGGGTGCCGGGCCTTCACCTGGTACGGCCACAGCGAGGCCGCTGTGTTGGCCACGGAATGCGAACATTCCAGCGACTATCACGTCATCGCCGAATACGGCTTAGCCGAAGTTCTGGACCGGGAAGGCCGGCCCGTGACGCAGGAGGGGGAAGCGGGAGAAATCGTGGGCACGGGCTTCTACGGCTGGGCGACGCCGTTTATTCGCTACAAAACGCGCGATCTGGCCGTGCTTGGGCCCGGCCGTTGCGAACGCTGCAACCGCAATTACCCGCTTTGGCGCCGGGTTCAAGGCCGCCTTCAAGAATTCATCGTCACCGGCTCTGGCCGTCCGATCTCCATGGTCGCGATCAACATGCACACACCCGTCTTTGACAATGTGCGCCAATTCCAGTTCTATCAGGAAAAACCCGGCGAGGTTGTCTTACGCTTGGTCAAAAAACCGGCCTATGGTCCGCAGGACGACGCGAATATCCTCCGTGGAATCGGAGAGAAACTGGGCCCGGACACGAAACTTGTTCTGGCGGCCGTGGACGCCGTCGAATCCGCGCCGTCGGGAAAAAATCGCTTCCTTATTCAGAAACTTTCCTTGGACCGGTACTTGGGCGATCAACAATCGTTCAAAGAATTGCTGGCTGATCAAATCGAGCCGCCGTCGGGCTCGAATCAAAAATAA
- a CDS encoding glycosyltransferase translates to MPELSLVIPVYNGAPILEQSIAYACGWLKNRSADWELIFVNDGSADETAQILKRHEPAIRSIHLPENRGKGFAVRHGLEHTKGKYLFFTDVDFPYGLDVIAEAAALLKTCELAVGDRHQSASRYEVRVNLARRALSWATSTVVTRLFFPRALDIKDTQCGMKGMTRQAAQRLLPLLSVDRFAFDIELLLAAALQNLKIARVPVVLRENRTSSVRLFADSAGALRDLIAIKWRQIRGCYG, encoded by the coding sequence GTGCCCGAATTGTCCCTCGTCATCCCGGTTTACAACGGAGCGCCCATTCTGGAACAATCCATCGCCTATGCCTGCGGCTGGCTGAAGAATCGTTCCGCGGACTGGGAGCTTATTTTCGTCAATGACGGCAGCGCCGATGAAACGGCTCAAATCCTCAAAAGGCACGAACCGGCCATACGCTCGATTCACTTGCCTGAGAATCGGGGCAAAGGGTTCGCCGTGCGTCACGGTCTCGAACATACGAAAGGAAAATACCTCTTTTTTACCGATGTCGATTTTCCCTACGGACTCGACGTTATCGCCGAAGCGGCGGCGCTTTTAAAAACCTGCGAACTCGCGGTCGGCGACAGGCACCAGAGCGCCTCGCGTTATGAGGTGCGAGTTAATCTTGCGCGACGGGCGCTATCCTGGGCGACGTCGACCGTGGTGACACGCCTGTTCTTTCCCCGCGCTCTCGATATCAAAGACACGCAATGCGGCATGAAGGGAATGACGCGCCAAGCGGCCCAACGGCTTTTGCCTCTTTTGAGCGTGGATCGGTTCGCTTTCGATATCGAACTTCTTTTAGCGGCGGCGCTCCAAAACCTCAAGATCGCCCGCGTGCCCGTTGTGTTGAGGGAAAACCGCACCTCATCCGTGCGCCTCTTCGCCGATTCGGCGGGCGCCCTGCGCGACCTCATCGCCATTAAATGGCGGCAGATTCGAGGCTGTTATGGCTAA
- a CDS encoding glycosyltransferase family 39 protein produces MKLSPVEFLRRCPKPFLLIVSAGLLLRLAGIDFGLPGTYHPDEPHHINLAVYFGSGDFNPHVFKYPTLWMYVLFILYGLFFVVWSGFGFLRGADDFGALFVWDPSAFYLIARGASAFLGAAAIFPLYAMVKRLAGERAGLLAAGLWAVSPRLVNYGHVAKPDMLMLAFSTLAWFLCARILNGARDRRSYVLAGGAMGLACSSQYTAGFIAPLLVLAHGLSQGRSWLRASALAPLVLGYAAAVAAFFLGTPFALFDFQTFARDLRDLLSYGQGALTGTPEKAGLAAAANLLVVLGWPALLGALIVAAGAVLAWRKNRRAALFGLLPLALGFVVMAVQSRQAAAERYVAALFPGVVLLASFAAEAPWLKTVKAAAKNWWWLLLIPGAWGAVGISRDYLKPDTRTLAKEWIEEHIPEGSRILLDQIYLGPPLAMTKDQVERLYQKTSSIGHPRARYFHLMLKGHPGGGYEILRMLRTSGELISMERHTQWSQQGYDLLDVERGLPALQEAGVRYALTSSEGARADTNPRLSKFFSDLESKTELLRQFQPDDRTTGPALKIYRVFRR; encoded by the coding sequence ATGAAGTTAAGCCCGGTTGAGTTCCTCAGGCGTTGTCCGAAGCCGTTTCTTCTGATTGTATCGGCCGGACTATTGTTGCGTTTGGCCGGAATCGATTTCGGGCTGCCCGGCACTTACCATCCGGATGAGCCGCATCACATCAACCTGGCCGTGTATTTCGGTTCGGGCGATTTCAATCCTCATGTGTTTAAATACCCGACGCTTTGGATGTATGTGTTGTTCATTCTTTACGGCCTTTTTTTCGTTGTTTGGTCCGGGTTCGGTTTTTTGCGCGGAGCCGATGATTTCGGAGCGCTTTTTGTTTGGGACCCGAGCGCTTTTTACCTCATCGCACGGGGCGCTTCCGCTTTTTTAGGCGCCGCCGCTATTTTTCCTTTATACGCCATGGTCAAGCGTTTGGCCGGCGAGCGCGCCGGGCTTTTAGCCGCCGGGCTTTGGGCTGTTTCACCCCGGTTGGTCAATTACGGGCATGTGGCCAAGCCGGATATGCTGATGTTGGCGTTTTCCACGCTGGCTTGGTTTTTATGCGCCCGCATCCTCAACGGCGCGCGCGACCGGCGTTCCTATGTCCTTGCGGGAGGAGCGATGGGTCTGGCTTGTTCAAGCCAATACACGGCGGGTTTTATCGCGCCGCTGCTTGTCTTGGCCCATGGCTTGAGCCAGGGCCGTTCATGGCTGCGAGCTTCGGCCCTTGCGCCGTTGGTTTTGGGTTATGCCGCCGCCGTAGCCGCCTTTTTTCTGGGCACGCCATTTGCGCTTTTTGATTTTCAAACGTTTGCCCGCGATTTGCGTGATCTTTTATCTTATGGACAGGGCGCGCTGACAGGCACTCCTGAGAAAGCGGGTTTGGCCGCAGCCGCTAATTTGTTGGTGGTTTTAGGCTGGCCTGCGCTCTTGGGCGCTTTGATCGTTGCCGCCGGCGCTGTTTTGGCCTGGCGGAAAAACAGACGGGCGGCTTTATTCGGGTTGTTACCCCTGGCTTTGGGTTTTGTTGTGATGGCCGTCCAAAGCCGGCAGGCAGCGGCTGAGCGCTATGTGGCCGCGTTGTTCCCAGGCGTTGTCTTGCTGGCGTCATTCGCGGCGGAGGCGCCTTGGTTGAAGACGGTCAAGGCAGCGGCTAAAAACTGGTGGTGGCTTTTATTGATCCCGGGCGCCTGGGGCGCGGTCGGCATCAGCCGGGATTATCTTAAGCCCGACACCAGGACCCTGGCTAAGGAATGGATCGAGGAGCATATCCCCGAAGGCAGCCGCATTCTCCTCGATCAAATTTATTTAGGGCCGCCTCTGGCCATGACCAAGGATCAGGTCGAGCGCCTTTATCAAAAGACTTCATCCATCGGCCATCCCCGCGCGCGTTATTTTCATTTGATGCTTAAGGGGCACCCGGGCGGCGGCTATGAGATTCTGCGCATGCTGCGCACCTCCGGCGAGTTGATTTCCATGGAACGGCATACGCAATGGTCCCAGCAAGGCTATGATCTTTTGGACGTCGAGCGCGGCTTGCCGGCTTTGCAGGAGGCCGGCGTGCGTTATGCGCTTACCAGCTCGGAGGGCGCCAGGGCCGATACCAATCCGCGTCTATCCAAATTTTTCAGCGACTTGGAAAGTAAAACCGAGTTGTTGCGTCAGTTTCAACCGGATGACCGGACGACGGGTCCTGCCCTTAAGATTTACCGGGTTTTTCGCCGATGA
- a CDS encoding class I SAM-dependent methyltransferase, whose product MSADTVLTCAVCSSRHSRSIYRGLRRCEECTFVWADLTLSEAELEDIYGKNYFLGGEYTNYLAEEKAFKFGFRKILNSIRNWYPAGPGQTLLEIGCAYGFFLDVAKESFSTTGVEINDEAADFSAKRGHRILRGDFLNVDVPKQSVDVVVALAVMEHLQYPDRYLEKAAQSLKPGGLFCLTTGDIDSLVARCSGPRWRLIYPPTHVSYWSADTLRKILDRYGFDVVECRKSWQWRGLDAVLYPLLHNVLKMKKLYEFFRRLGVTDWPFCFNLWDIVYIVARKRA is encoded by the coding sequence ATGAGCGCGGACACGGTATTAACCTGCGCGGTTTGCAGCAGCCGGCATTCCCGTTCGATTTACCGGGGTTTGCGCCGCTGCGAAGAGTGCACGTTCGTTTGGGCGGATTTGACGCTGAGCGAGGCCGAGCTTGAGGACATTTACGGAAAGAATTATTTTTTAGGCGGCGAGTACACGAATTATCTGGCCGAGGAGAAGGCCTTCAAGTTCGGTTTCCGGAAAATTTTAAATTCCATCAGGAATTGGTATCCGGCGGGGCCCGGCCAGACTCTTCTTGAAATCGGATGCGCTTATGGATTTTTCCTCGACGTGGCCAAGGAAAGTTTCTCAACCACCGGCGTCGAGATCAATGACGAGGCTGCGGATTTTTCGGCTAAGCGCGGGCACCGGATTCTGCGCGGCGATTTTTTGAACGTGGACGTGCCCAAGCAAAGCGTGGACGTGGTGGTCGCATTGGCGGTGATGGAGCATTTGCAGTACCCGGACCGCTACCTGGAGAAAGCCGCTCAAAGCCTTAAGCCGGGCGGACTTTTCTGCCTGACGACGGGAGATATCGACAGTTTGGTTGCGCGCTGCTCAGGCCCCCGCTGGCGTTTGATTTACCCGCCCACTCATGTCAGTTATTGGTCCGCCGATACCCTGCGGAAAATTCTTGATCGGTATGGTTTCGACGTGGTGGAATGCCGAAAATCTTGGCAATGGCGGGGTTTGGACGCGGTGCTTTACCCTCTCTTGCACAATGTCCTGAAAATGAAAAAGCTTTATGAATTTTTTCGACGCCTGGGCGTCACGGATTGGCCGTTTTGTTTCAACCTTTGGGATATCGTTTATATCGTGGCTCGCAAGCGGGCCTAA
- a CDS encoding methyltransferase domain-containing protein — MTAPKILIVDDNSAVIESISHALSGFNCNVYSATSGQEGLRLALKEHPSLIISDHLLPDFSGDRLIKKLRQTNGFKKTSYILMGSKPILDDALPKDLTLRCSVLIKPFKAADLLEVVEERLGRPLSRKTIPSQPPERETERIKIAGDYQFQALHQGFFVQRIWHWNKLHLAAEKFPITGNDKLLEIGCGSGNFLAWAAAKAESVTGVDISPDAVEFARRQCAGRNNVQLMVSSVSDARFAQNAYTKIISQEVIEHLYRPEIDQLMAKAYRALEPGGLFLITTPNYRSLWPVIEWTMDHLHLAPALAGCQHVSKFNRRSLRELFAAHHFKITEEGSFNSISPWIGFLPTDILKAINQFEFNRLGRFGNLLYIIGEKPGKS; from the coding sequence ATGACTGCTCCTAAAATTCTTATCGTCGATGACAACAGCGCGGTCATCGAATCCATATCTCACGCGCTGTCGGGTTTCAATTGCAACGTCTACAGCGCCACTTCCGGCCAGGAGGGATTGCGCCTTGCGCTCAAAGAACATCCCTCCTTAATCATTTCAGATCACCTGCTCCCTGACTTCAGCGGAGACCGGCTCATCAAAAAATTGCGCCAAACCAATGGATTTAAAAAAACCTCCTATATTTTAATGGGGTCTAAACCGATTCTCGACGACGCCTTACCTAAAGATCTGACGCTTCGCTGTTCGGTGCTGATCAAACCGTTCAAAGCAGCCGATCTTCTTGAAGTCGTTGAAGAGCGCTTGGGTCGCCCACTTTCCAGAAAAACCATCCCGTCGCAACCTCCGGAGAGGGAAACCGAAAGGATAAAAATCGCCGGCGACTATCAATTCCAAGCGCTCCATCAAGGCTTCTTCGTCCAACGCATATGGCATTGGAACAAACTGCACCTGGCGGCGGAAAAATTCCCGATCACCGGCAACGACAAACTTTTGGAAATAGGCTGCGGTTCCGGCAATTTCCTGGCTTGGGCGGCCGCAAAAGCCGAATCAGTCACGGGCGTGGACATTTCTCCCGACGCCGTCGAATTCGCCAGGCGCCAGTGCGCGGGGAGAAACAACGTACAATTAATGGTCAGTTCCGTATCGGATGCCCGATTCGCTCAAAACGCCTACACCAAAATCATTTCCCAGGAAGTCATCGAGCATCTCTATCGCCCCGAGATCGACCAGTTGATGGCAAAAGCCTACCGGGCGCTGGAACCGGGCGGGCTGTTTTTGATCACAACGCCGAATTATCGAAGCCTATGGCCTGTCATTGAGTGGACGATGGACCACCTGCATCTGGCGCCGGCTCTAGCGGGCTGCCAGCATGTTTCCAAATTTAACCGGCGGTCGCTGAGGGAATTATTTGCAGCCCATCATTTCAAAATCACAGAGGAAGGCAGTTTCAATTCCATCAGTCCATGGATCGGATTTCTACCCACGGATATCCTCAAGGCCATCAATCAGTTTGAATTCAATCGACTCGGCCGTTTCGGAAATCTGCTCTACATCATCGGCGAAAAACCCGGTAAATCTTAA
- a CDS encoding GHMP kinase, producing the protein MIITRTPFRISLAGGGTDLAEFYAREEGAVVSFAIDKYMYITVHPRFEKTIRVSYSKTEIVDRPDDLEHPIVREALKTTGIDSHIEIISMADIPANTGLGSSSSFTVGLLHALWSYKGKRVGAEDLARQACAIEIERLKEPIGKQDQYIAAYGNLRQIRFLPNGLVRTKALSVKPAVRRALADNLLVFYTDMTRRASDILSEQKRQTADKMSVLKAMRDMADELARVLEKGQKLDRVGEILDQSWALKKSLAPGITNPRIEELYDDARKAGAIGGKILGAGGGGFLLLYAARGRQGAVRRALSSLRPLTFALEPRGSVIAHRN; encoded by the coding sequence ATGATCATCACGCGCACTCCTTTTCGCATCAGCTTGGCCGGAGGCGGCACGGATCTGGCCGAATTCTACGCGCGTGAGGAAGGCGCGGTGGTGAGCTTTGCCATCGACAAGTACATGTACATCACGGTGCACCCGCGTTTTGAAAAAACGATCCGCGTCAGCTATTCCAAAACCGAAATCGTGGACAGGCCAGACGACCTGGAGCACCCGATCGTGCGCGAGGCCCTGAAAACCACGGGCATCGACAGCCATATCGAAATCATTTCCATGGCCGATATTCCGGCCAATACCGGATTGGGCTCCTCGTCATCGTTCACCGTGGGGTTATTGCATGCCCTCTGGTCATATAAAGGAAAACGCGTCGGGGCCGAGGATTTGGCGCGGCAAGCTTGCGCCATTGAAATCGAGCGCTTGAAAGAGCCCATCGGCAAACAGGATCAATATATCGCGGCCTACGGCAATCTGCGCCAAATCCGTTTTCTGCCCAACGGCCTGGTCAGAACCAAGGCTTTGTCGGTCAAACCCGCAGTCCGCCGGGCGCTGGCCGATAACCTCCTGGTCTTCTACACCGACATGACGCGCCGGGCCTCGGATATTCTCAGCGAACAGAAAAGGCAAACCGCGGATAAAATGTCGGTTTTAAAGGCCATGCGGGACATGGCCGATGAACTGGCCCGCGTCCTGGAGAAAGGGCAAAAACTCGACCGCGTAGGGGAAATCCTGGATCAAAGCTGGGCGCTGAAAAAATCGCTGGCTCCGGGCATCACCAACCCCCGGATTGAAGAACTCTACGATGACGCCCGCAAAGCCGGGGCGATCGGCGGCAAAATTTTGGGAGCTGGGGGCGGCGGTTTCCTTCTTCTTTACGCGGCTCGCGGACGCCAGGGAGCCGTGCGCCGGGCTTTATCCAGCCTGCGCCCTTTAACGTTCGCGCTGGAGCCGCGCGGCAGCGTCATTGCTCACCGGAATTAA
- the asnB gene encoding asparagine synthase (glutamine-hydrolyzing) — translation MCGIIAIWSREQPVGEQELRELTDCLKHRGPDGEGTLLVTPQLGLGHRRLAIIDLSPSGRQPMKDLQTGNVVTYNGELYNYKELKKELEGFGHVFRSTSDTEVLLKAYAQWGMDCLKHFYGMFAFVLWDAKKQALWAARDRLGIKPLYWVQDNERVIIASELKSLQPYLKTTKQLRLNENALAFYLTMRSVPTDDMLMSPVKRLGAGQTLWFERPHKTPEQTAYWRLSDHSKERPADEGEALNELETLLRRAVKRRLVADVPVGCFLSGGVDSSLVTLFAAQESQGKPVHSFSVDFEEAAYSERVYFDHVAEAAKTEHHVFSMNARTFLDFLTDWVVYMDDLVSDPSSLPLYFVAKEAQRHNIKVVLSGEGADELLGGYDSYLQMIRLNPLRGLARWAPWAGLLSGDDRRDLWNRLAGNHPFRGTAYVFGESLRSHYLKKDISLEPWVHHIYGQPGTLGLVNQMLYFDMATRIPSDLLIRTDRVTMAASIECRVPFLDHELVESMLGLAGGLKIKNGTGKYILKKLALRYLPENFVFRPKVGFNVPLNEWFQKELTGMLDDIFFKERRIQALNYPAIQELIKEHRQGRFQSAKIWNLLALELWHRRWINA, via the coding sequence ATGTGCGGCATTATCGCGATCTGGTCCAGGGAACAGCCGGTTGGCGAGCAAGAACTGCGCGAGCTCACCGATTGCCTGAAACACCGCGGCCCCGACGGCGAAGGCACGCTGCTGGTCACGCCTCAACTGGGCCTGGGCCACCGGCGTCTGGCCATCATCGATTTATCCCCCAGCGGCCGGCAGCCCATGAAAGACCTTCAAACGGGCAACGTCGTCACCTATAACGGCGAACTCTACAACTACAAAGAATTAAAAAAAGAGCTCGAAGGCTTCGGCCATGTTTTCCGCAGCACCTCGGACACCGAGGTTCTACTCAAAGCTTATGCGCAATGGGGAATGGATTGCTTAAAGCATTTTTACGGGATGTTCGCTTTCGTTTTATGGGACGCCAAAAAACAGGCGCTTTGGGCCGCGCGCGACCGATTAGGCATCAAGCCTCTTTACTGGGTTCAGGACAATGAACGCGTGATCATCGCCTCGGAGCTCAAAAGCCTGCAGCCCTACTTGAAAACGACAAAGCAACTTCGCTTGAACGAAAACGCCCTGGCCTTCTATTTAACCATGCGCTCGGTTCCGACCGACGACATGCTCATGAGCCCGGTCAAACGCCTGGGCGCCGGGCAAACGCTTTGGTTCGAACGCCCGCACAAAACCCCGGAACAGACAGCCTATTGGCGATTAAGCGATCACTCGAAAGAACGGCCGGCTGACGAAGGCGAAGCGCTCAACGAGCTGGAAACCTTGCTGCGCCGGGCGGTTAAACGCAGGCTGGTCGCCGATGTTCCGGTGGGGTGTTTCCTCTCCGGCGGCGTGGACTCGTCGTTGGTCACCTTGTTCGCGGCGCAGGAATCCCAAGGCAAACCCGTTCATAGCTTTTCCGTAGACTTCGAGGAAGCGGCTTACAGCGAGCGCGTTTATTTCGACCATGTCGCCGAAGCGGCTAAAACCGAGCACCATGTATTCAGCATGAATGCGCGGACGTTCCTGGATTTTCTGACGGACTGGGTCGTGTACATGGATGATTTGGTTTCCGATCCTTCATCGCTGCCGCTTTATTTCGTGGCCAAGGAAGCCCAGCGCCACAACATCAAAGTGGTTCTTTCCGGGGAAGGGGCCGATGAACTATTGGGCGGTTATGACAGCTACCTTCAAATGATCCGGCTCAACCCGTTGAGAGGCCTGGCACGCTGGGCGCCTTGGGCCGGGCTCCTGTCCGGAGACGACCGGCGCGATCTCTGGAACCGCCTGGCCGGAAATCACCCGTTTAGGGGCACGGCCTATGTGTTCGGCGAATCCCTGCGAAGCCACTACTTGAAGAAAGATATTTCATTAGAACCCTGGGTCCATCATATTTATGGCCAACCAGGGACGCTGGGCCTGGTCAATCAAATGCTTTATTTCGACATGGCCACGCGCATACCGTCGGATTTGCTCATCCGCACCGACCGGGTGACCATGGCCGCTTCCATCGAATGCCGCGTGCCGTTTTTAGACCATGAGTTGGTCGAATCCATGCTGGGCTTGGCCGGCGGTTTGAAAATCAAAAACGGCACGGGCAAATACATCCTGAAAAAATTGGCACTTCGCTACCTTCCGGAAAATTTCGTTTTCCGCCCGAAAGTCGGTTTCAACGTGCCCTTGAACGAATGGTTTCAAAAAGAATTAACGGGCATGCTCGACGATATTTTCTTTAAAGAACGCCGCATCCAAGCGCTCAATTACCCGGCCATTCAGGAACTCATCAAAGAGCACCGGCAGGGCCGTTTCCAGAGCGCCAAAATTTGGAATTTGCTGGCCTTAGAGCTTTGGCACCGCAGGTGGATCAACGCTTAA
- a CDS encoding glycosyltransferase has protein sequence MAKAIAYLAYGGAERTVFDSQVVNFLKKINGRGVAPQLFVFHPWKDFLFNRPYIAQKKRECLEATGQAPVFLPRVPRNMLGLNTGQLKRAVGEGASVIHARGFQSAALALALKKSRPGIKVILDCRGLEAQEYALILEGEKKRRPTAIDRRWLETLRTLERETTTQADHIFCVSESLKRHLIAHYGAVPQRIDVIPCCVDLDRFDQTQKTRDELRKKLGIGNRLTLIYAGSIRAWQPARWLAIALSAIKKLNPASCLLILTPDRADAEEALRLEGCSPDDYRILTTSHESTPEYLAAADIGLLIRPLHIVNQVACPTKAGEYLAAGLMILGTAHPEDLAVLINKEKVGRVVAAPDDQRGLEQALRELRAQLSTDADSWRQRARNIAKTDFGWETYLPVILKRYDSL, from the coding sequence ATGGCTAAGGCCATCGCTTACTTAGCCTACGGCGGCGCGGAACGGACGGTGTTCGACTCACAGGTCGTCAACTTCCTCAAAAAAATCAACGGGCGGGGCGTCGCGCCTCAATTGTTCGTCTTTCATCCCTGGAAGGATTTTTTATTTAACAGGCCCTACATCGCCCAAAAAAAACGCGAATGTTTAGAAGCGACCGGCCAAGCGCCCGTGTTTTTGCCGCGCGTGCCCAGGAATATGCTCGGCTTGAACACCGGACAATTGAAGCGCGCCGTCGGCGAGGGCGCGTCCGTCATCCACGCGCGGGGCTTCCAAAGCGCGGCCCTGGCCTTGGCTCTTAAAAAAAGCCGCCCCGGCATTAAAGTCATTCTGGACTGCCGCGGGCTTGAGGCGCAAGAATACGCGCTGATTCTTGAAGGCGAAAAAAAACGCCGGCCTACGGCCATCGATCGCCGTTGGCTTGAAACGCTCAGGACTCTGGAGCGCGAGACGACCACGCAGGCGGATCATATTTTTTGCGTTTCCGAATCCTTGAAGCGCCACCTGATCGCGCATTACGGCGCCGTGCCCCAACGAATCGACGTCATCCCTTGCTGCGTGGACTTGGATCGATTCGATCAAACCCAAAAAACCCGCGATGAGTTGAGAAAAAAGCTGGGCATCGGGAACCGGCTGACGCTGATTTATGCGGGATCGATCCGCGCCTGGCAGCCGGCCCGCTGGCTGGCGATTGCGCTGTCGGCCATAAAAAAATTGAACCCCGCGTCCTGCCTGTTGATTCTGACGCCTGATCGCGCAGACGCCGAAGAAGCCCTGCGCCTTGAGGGCTGCTCACCGGATGATTACCGCATCCTGACCACAAGCCATGAATCCACGCCCGAATATTTGGCGGCTGCGGATATCGGACTCTTAATCCGGCCGCTGCATATCGTCAATCAAGTCGCCTGTCCGACCAAGGCCGGGGAATACCTGGCCGCGGGCTTGATGATTCTGGGCACCGCGCATCCCGAGGATTTGGCCGTATTGATCAACAAAGAAAAAGTCGGCCGCGTTGTCGCGGCTCCGGACGATCAGCGCGGACTTGAACAAGCGCTGCGCGAACTCAGAGCCCAGCTTTCAACGGATGCGGATTCCTGGCGCCAACGCGCCCGGAATATCGCTAAGACGGATTTTGGGTGGGAAACTTATTTGCCGGTAATTCTTAAACGTTACGACTCTCTTTAG
- a CDS encoding phosphomannose isomerase type II C-terminal cupin domain, whose amino-acid sequence MRKKTGRRSLIRAAHARPWGRWLVIERGAGYQVKRIEVLPGRRLSLQKHRHRAEHWTVIQGIGQVVCGRRKFRLKANQSCFIPKGSLHRLGNPGSTKLILIEVQVGSYLGEDDIIRLADDYGRVNSGEQ is encoded by the coding sequence ATGCGAAAGAAGACAGGCCGTCGTTCCCTGATCCGAGCCGCTCATGCGCGTCCTTGGGGTCGGTGGCTCGTTATTGAGCGAGGCGCGGGTTATCAAGTCAAAAGAATTGAAGTGCTCCCCGGCAGACGGCTGAGCCTTCAAAAGCACCGTCATCGCGCCGAGCATTGGACCGTGATCCAAGGCATCGGCCAAGTCGTCTGCGGCCGGAGGAAATTTCGCCTTAAAGCGAATCAATCCTGTTTTATACCGAAGGGGTCTTTGCATCGTCTGGGCAATCCGGGTTCGACAAAACTTATCCTGATCGAAGTGCAGGTCGGCTCTTATCTGGGCGAAGACGATATTATCAGGCTGGCCGATGATTATGGGCGCGTTAATTCCGGTGAGCAATGA